In a genomic window of Chaetodon trifascialis isolate fChaTrf1 chromosome 8, fChaTrf1.hap1, whole genome shotgun sequence:
- the spata2 gene encoding spermatogenesis-associated protein 2 — protein sequence MDAKLKEDLFRRYVTALERRLEEEYTCIGTAPEGDKGRHKDSEALLSTATALLGAYQPDPGQRFRMVRFYEVVENSLRCQRGGNLKSLERAFHTLETICTNLLLFPWKKEFRCIKTFTGPYVYHLQSAISDAELRSLMRTIGYACDHDSQFHLQEHPGGANHLRQLAFELFLAQAECRLLGEVVALARGSASELEALELRRGCRDDAAGCAEALRRRDSLGADMARLSVRPLDIERPHAHHLRRGSRPSKSVDVTDGAGHWHPAVSKPVLKASLSLRKEPLFVDAEEDMKDEIIRPSTSASLFSVAAPPSYSPIADFFPIQSPPPADAYTSYHLSSLDEIDLYTERGGAGTGGRQTPSRPPSREPREARDGWLLKGHGSVKCQGCGLGCSSMASCQRCDMILCSACHDVDPSPCCGLQDYHPKSPRPLDGYIPVKEKLSVYSNTHSHLHPHPLTLTHSHSHPHPHPQMVEKPLMSTKLFPSKSVALTTPKGGSSERISMGGSRCGFCNKPGASHTCVNCSKVSCDSCMGLYAKDICTRKNPQHSFVPNHQLNFKSGTISHLVYR from the exons ATGGATGCCAAATTAAAAGAGGACCTGTTTCGGAGGTATGTGACGGCACTGGAGAGGCGTCTGGAGGAGGAATACACATGTATTGGAACTGCGCCTGAGGGGGACAAAGGGAGACACAAGGACAGCGAGGCCCTACTCTCCACAGCCACAGCTCTGCTAGGAGCCTACCAGCCAGATCCGGGACAACGTTTCCGCATGGTGCGTTTCTATGAAGTGGTGGAGAATTCTCTCCGCTGCCAGAGAGGGGGCAACCTCAAGAGCCTGGAGAGAGCCTTCCACACGCTGGAAACCATCTGCACAAACCTCTTGCTCTTCCCCTGGAAAAAGGAATTCAGATGCATAAAG ACGTTCACTGGCCCATACGTGTACCATCTGCAGTCTGCCATTTCTGATGCTGAACTCCGATCTCTAATGCGCACCATTGGCTACGCTTGTGACCATGATTCGCAGTTCCACCTGCAGGAGCATCCAGGAGGCGCAAATCATCTCCGCCAGTTGGCTTTTGAGCTCTTCCTGGCCCAGGCGGAGTGTCGCCTTCTGGGAGAGGTTGTGGCTTTGGCCCGTGGTTCAGCCTCAGAGCTGGAGGCCCTGGAACTCCGCAGAGGTTGCAGAGATGATGCTGCTGGCTGTGCTGAGGCGCTCCGCAGACGCGACAGCCTTGGGGCAGATATGGCTCGGCTGTCTGTGCGACCGCTGGATATAGAGAGACCTCATGCCCACCACCTGAGACGGGGTAGCCGACCATCTAAGTCTGTGGATGTTACAGATGGGGCTGGTCACTGGCACCCAGCAGTTAGCAAGCCTGTCTTGAAGGCCTCGTTGAGTCTGAGGAAGGAGCCTCTGTTTGTGGATGCTGAGGAGGATATGAAGGATGAGATCATCAGGCCCAGCACCTCAgcatctcttttctctgtggCAGCTCCACCTTCCTATAGCCCAATAGCGGATTTCTTCCCAATTCAGTCACCTCCGCCGGCTGATGCTTACACATCCTACCACCTGTCCTCTTTGGATGAGATTGACTTGTACACAGAGAGGGGTGGTGCTGGGACGGGAGGAAGGCAGACCCCCTCTCGACCTCCATCCAGAGAGCCACGGGAGGCGAGGGATGGGTGGCTCCTCAAAGGGCATGGtagtgtgaagtgtcagggcTGTGGGCTGGGCTGCTCCTCTATGGCCTCCTGCCAGAGGTGTGACATGATCCTCTGTTCTGCCTGCCATGATGTGGACCCCTCCCCTTGCTGTGGCCTCCAGGACTACCATCCCAAATCCCCACGGCCCCTTGATGGATATATTCCTGTCAAGGAAAAGCTCTCTGTCTACTCTAATACTCACTCCCATCTCCATCCGCATCCCCTCACACTGACCCACTCACACTCTcacccccaccctcacccccaGATGGTGGAGAAACCCCTCATGTCCACTAAGCTCTTTCCAAGCAAGTCTGTTGCCTTGACAACGCCAAAGGGAGGCAGCAGTGAGCGAATAAGCATGGGGGGATCGCGATGCGGGTTTTGCAACAAGCCAGGTGCATCACACACCTGTGTGAACTGCTCTAAGGTGTCATGTGACTCGTGCATGGGCTTGTATGCAAAAGATATATGCACGCGAAAGAATCCGCAGCACAGCTTTGTGCCCAACCATCAGCTCAACTTCAAATCTGGCACCATATCTCACCTGGTGTACCGATGA